The following proteins come from a genomic window of Natronosalvus vescus:
- a CDS encoding ABC transporter substrate-binding protein has translation MTYDTSDKTRRTVLKTVGAAGVVGVAGCLGGDDSSESDNGDGNGGDDQEDRDRSDQNRVPHATIAINDDPTRDDWNHYGGVTPYWTNILEPLVWVSNEMELVPWLATEWEQTGERTWEFSLREGVQFHNGEEVTADEVVFSFENILDEYVWAPGWLHLESGNIEALDTHLVEFTTTDPFPTFPGTIAHNMVAIQHPDRDHTEDRVIGTGPFQVEEIEQHQEVRTSAFEDYWNDEPILEELTFRVIEDPNTRTLSLENREIDVALAPPRSRIASIESDDSLYLDRQSRPGAGYVGINIHKSPTDDVALRQALNHAISQETIVDTILEGVGDPGRGPISPIIYWSAHDEITDYEKDDDLGAELVSESGYDGETLEILVANDLVDGREMAQVIQGSLDGIGVNSDIQVLERAAYSEAERDGEAHLILKESGSNSGDADYIIYEGFHSEGDVNQRLYEEEGTGLHNLGGEVDDLIEQGFQTGDEDEKAAAYKEAQQHIADEAVTIPLYYSEFIAAAHENIDGANLGAVPQFSRWTDLEHWE, from the coding sequence ATGACATACGACACAAGCGACAAAACAAGGCGAACCGTTCTGAAGACAGTTGGAGCTGCTGGGGTAGTCGGCGTAGCTGGTTGTCTGGGTGGTGACGACTCGAGCGAAAGCGACAACGGAGATGGTAACGGGGGCGACGATCAGGAAGACCGGGATCGGAGCGACCAGAATCGAGTCCCCCACGCCACCATCGCCATCAACGACGATCCGACTCGAGACGACTGGAACCATTACGGTGGCGTGACGCCGTACTGGACGAACATTCTCGAGCCACTCGTGTGGGTTTCGAACGAGATGGAACTCGTCCCGTGGCTGGCCACCGAATGGGAACAGACCGGGGAGCGAACCTGGGAGTTCTCGCTTCGAGAGGGGGTACAATTTCACAACGGTGAGGAAGTCACTGCAGACGAGGTCGTGTTCTCGTTCGAAAACATCCTCGACGAGTACGTCTGGGCACCGGGTTGGTTACATCTCGAATCGGGCAACATCGAGGCGCTCGATACGCACCTGGTCGAGTTCACCACGACCGATCCGTTCCCCACGTTCCCAGGAACGATTGCGCACAATATGGTCGCGATCCAGCACCCCGACCGGGATCACACCGAAGACAGAGTGATCGGAACCGGCCCGTTCCAGGTCGAGGAGATCGAACAACATCAGGAGGTACGGACGAGCGCGTTCGAAGACTACTGGAACGACGAACCGATCCTCGAGGAACTCACGTTCCGGGTGATCGAGGATCCCAACACGCGAACGCTCTCCCTTGAAAACCGCGAAATTGACGTAGCACTCGCCCCGCCACGGAGCCGTATTGCTTCGATCGAGTCCGACGACTCGTTGTATCTCGATCGACAGAGTCGACCCGGGGCAGGTTACGTCGGTATCAACATACACAAATCACCGACCGACGACGTGGCGCTCCGCCAGGCGTTGAATCACGCCATTTCCCAGGAGACCATCGTCGACACGATTCTCGAAGGGGTCGGCGATCCCGGTCGCGGACCGATTTCCCCGATCATCTACTGGTCTGCTCACGACGAAATTACCGACTACGAAAAGGACGACGATCTCGGAGCCGAACTCGTCTCCGAGTCGGGCTACGACGGCGAAACCCTCGAAATCCTCGTGGCAAACGACCTCGTCGACGGCCGTGAGATGGCGCAGGTCATCCAGGGCTCACTCGACGGAATCGGCGTCAACTCGGACATTCAGGTGCTCGAGCGGGCGGCCTACTCCGAGGCCGAGCGCGACGGAGAGGCACACCTGATCCTCAAAGAGAGCGGATCGAACAGCGGTGACGCTGACTACATCATCTACGAGGGGTTCCACTCCGAAGGCGACGTCAATCAGCGGCTGTACGAAGAGGAAGGAACCGGGCTCCACAACCTGGGTGGCGAGGTCGACGACCTCATCGAACAGGGCTTCCAGACTGGCGACGAGGACGAAAAGGCAGCCGCCTACAAGGAAGCACAACAACACATCGCCGACGAGGCCGTCACGATTCCACTCTACTACAGCGAGTTCATCGCTGCAGCCCACGAGAATATCGATGGCGCAAACCTCGGTGCCGTCCCGCAGTTCTCTCGCTGGACTGATCTCGAGCACTGGGAATAA
- a CDS encoding winged helix-turn-helix transcriptional regulator, translating into MQRFDETDLEILRLLAEDGRRPFNEVASAIDLSAPAVSDRVSKLEEQGIIRQFTIDIDRSQLRRSLPILVDVTVRPQCFDIVKRQLLSIPEVEHVYATVSSDLVFYANVPETNPREWIVSQLDQSMISEYDVKLLAETDRSFTLSGTEFALSCAECGNTVTSEGVVTRINGELKQFCCTSCETQFTERHGRIQGQSNH; encoded by the coding sequence ATGCAACGGTTTGACGAAACTGATCTCGAAATTCTTCGACTGCTCGCCGAAGACGGCCGTCGGCCGTTCAACGAGGTTGCGAGCGCTATCGACCTTTCAGCACCCGCCGTTTCAGATCGCGTCAGTAAACTCGAGGAACAGGGCATTATTCGCCAGTTTACGATCGATATCGATCGATCACAGCTTCGTCGAAGCCTTCCAATTCTCGTCGATGTTACGGTTCGTCCACAGTGTTTCGATATCGTGAAACGACAACTCCTGTCGATTCCGGAGGTAGAGCACGTCTATGCGACGGTGAGTTCGGATCTCGTCTTTTACGCAAACGTTCCCGAAACGAACCCTCGCGAGTGGATCGTGAGCCAACTCGATCAGTCGATGATCAGCGAGTACGACGTCAAACTGCTCGCTGAAACCGATCGTTCCTTTACGTTGAGTGGAACCGAATTCGCCCTCTCCTGTGCTGAGTGTGGCAACACCGTCACCAGCGAAGGGGTGGTAACTCGGATCAACGGCGAACTCAAACAGTTCTGCTGTACCTCCTGTGAGACGCAGTTTACCGAGCGTCACGGACGAATTCAGGGCCAATCTAACCACTAA
- a CDS encoding MFS transporter, which translates to MYLYFLSQGLTFTQVVLLEVAYNLTTLLGEVPTGYVSDRFGRRPSLLIGSVLITLTLIGIGFASSFLGLLVLFVCWSMGYNFRSGSEDAWLYDSLTDNGWSDRFAHVRGRGEALALVIGAGASVVGGYVAGFNLAYPFFLAAGVMAVGVGVVLTMPEPTSYQSANTDRLQFRESVDVIRRTIGIRRIRAFVLYYFVLFAAVLYITSIFLQPVFETAVLELGTPEGTVEPLLGWFYAVISLFAAALSYHTGRIYETIGIKGWFLAVPFIVGVGLTSIWFLPVLAIPVLLVSRSVVETSRSLAIQHINSHVGTVGRASVLSAMAMVSSVTVIPFQLGSGVISDVASPLLALSLAGIACIAGSALLLAVSSPLQSAETTVKAASD; encoded by the coding sequence ATGTACCTGTATTTTCTCTCGCAGGGACTCACGTTCACCCAGGTTGTGTTGCTCGAGGTGGCGTACAATTTGACGACGCTCCTCGGAGAAGTTCCGACCGGGTACGTCAGCGATCGGTTTGGCCGACGCCCATCCCTGCTCATCGGATCGGTCTTGATTACGCTGACGCTCATCGGGATCGGTTTCGCCAGCTCCTTTCTCGGGTTGCTCGTGCTGTTCGTTTGCTGGTCGATGGGGTACAATTTTCGGTCGGGGAGTGAGGATGCCTGGTTGTACGACAGCCTTACCGATAACGGGTGGAGCGATCGATTTGCCCACGTTCGTGGACGCGGCGAAGCACTCGCACTCGTTATCGGTGCTGGTGCGTCCGTCGTCGGTGGGTATGTGGCCGGATTCAATCTCGCATACCCCTTCTTCCTCGCGGCTGGGGTCATGGCAGTCGGTGTCGGCGTCGTGCTGACGATGCCCGAACCGACCAGTTATCAGTCGGCGAATACGGATCGGCTGCAGTTTCGTGAGTCGGTCGACGTGATCAGACGAACCATCGGAATTCGACGAATCAGGGCGTTCGTGTTGTACTACTTCGTGTTGTTCGCGGCCGTTCTCTACATCACGTCGATTTTCCTGCAACCCGTGTTCGAGACGGCGGTGCTCGAGCTCGGCACCCCAGAAGGAACCGTCGAACCGCTGTTGGGCTGGTTCTATGCGGTAATTAGCCTCTTTGCGGCCGCGTTGAGTTACCACACGGGCCGGATTTACGAGACGATCGGCATCAAAGGGTGGTTCCTGGCGGTTCCATTTATCGTCGGTGTCGGGTTGACGAGCATCTGGTTCCTTCCGGTACTTGCGATTCCGGTATTGCTCGTCTCACGCAGCGTCGTGGAGACCTCGCGGTCGCTCGCGATCCAGCACATTAACTCCCACGTCGGGACGGTCGGACGGGCATCCGTGCTCAGTGCCATGGCGATGGTGAGCTCGGTGACGGTGATCCCGTTCCAACTCGGAAGCGGTGTCATCTCGGACGTGGCCTCCCCGCTTCTCGCGCTTTCGCTCGCCGGCATCGCCTGTATCGCCGGTTCTGCCCTCCTGCTTGCTGTGAGTTCACCGCTCCAGAGCGCCGAAACGACCGTCAAAGCGGCGTCGGACTGA
- a CDS encoding CopG family ribbon-helix-helix protein, translated as MRTSLNVPDETLDAFDAVWQSQGISSRSRAVREAMQEYIESHQDLDEMAGTVAAVIVFDYSYDAVVQDIHEIQHAYEHLVNSSSHVHHGNWCLETVHCTGDPDGIRELVYRLRDFDAVNRVKLMIVDGTDSGQSIADHESAHDH; from the coding sequence ATGCGAACGAGTTTGAACGTCCCCGATGAGACCCTGGACGCGTTCGACGCGGTGTGGCAATCACAGGGCATTAGCTCCCGTTCCCGTGCCGTCCGAGAAGCTATGCAGGAGTACATCGAATCCCATCAGGATCTCGACGAGATGGCCGGTACCGTCGCCGCAGTCATCGTCTTCGACTACAGTTACGACGCCGTCGTACAGGATATTCACGAAATCCAGCACGCGTACGAACATCTCGTCAACTCCTCGAGTCACGTCCACCACGGAAACTGGTGTCTCGAAACCGTCCACTGCACGGGCGATCCGGATGGGATACGCGAACTCGTGTATCGGCTCCGGGATTTCGACGCGGTCAATCGGGTGAAGTTGATGATCGTCGATGGAACCGATAGCGGACAGTCGATCGCCGATCACGAATCGGCTCACGATCACTGA
- a CDS encoding potassium channel family protein, with product MRFVIIGAGRVGLRTARVLREEGHHVTLIERDETAVRRAHTQEFEVVQGDGSREALLEQAGIQKADALGALTSDLNANFAACMIGKHYGCRTIMRIDEDYREEIYRKYADEVDDVIYPERLGAMGAKNALLGGTIRAIADIAQHLQVVELTITDEAPVRGYTISELELPADATVLAFGKQDAPLAIPTADESLETGDRLVVLADFDVLSDIRQILVGEQDTQGNSSRSSAGTASRAEHGSGGM from the coding sequence ATGCGGTTTGTCATCATCGGTGCCGGTCGAGTCGGGCTCCGAACCGCGCGCGTTCTCCGCGAGGAGGGACACCACGTGACCCTCATCGAGCGCGACGAGACGGCGGTTCGTCGCGCTCACACCCAGGAGTTCGAGGTCGTTCAGGGCGACGGTTCCCGCGAAGCGTTACTCGAGCAAGCAGGCATTCAAAAGGCGGACGCACTCGGTGCGCTGACGAGCGACCTCAACGCCAACTTCGCGGCCTGTATGATCGGGAAACACTACGGCTGTCGGACGATCATGCGGATCGACGAGGACTATCGCGAAGAGATCTACCGGAAGTACGCCGACGAGGTCGACGACGTGATCTACCCCGAACGACTCGGTGCGATGGGCGCGAAAAACGCCTTGCTCGGCGGGACGATCCGGGCCATCGCGGACATCGCTCAGCACCTCCAGGTCGTCGAACTGACGATCACCGACGAGGCCCCCGTTCGCGGCTACACGATCAGCGAACTCGAGTTGCCGGCCGACGCGACGGTGTTGGCGTTTGGCAAACAGGACGCACCACTCGCTATTCCGACGGCCGATGAGTCACTCGAGACCGGCGATCGGCTCGTTGTACTCGCCGATTTCGACGTGTTGAGCGACATCAGACAGATCCTCGTCGGGGAGCAAGACACTCAGGGGAACTCGTCGAGGTCGTCTGCAGGGACGGCCTCGAGAGCGGAACACGGATCAGGAGGAATGTAA
- a CDS encoding Lrp/AsnC family transcriptional regulator — MVTAFVMIKANTGEADRLRDTIEGIEGVESAHIVAGDVDIIAKARVDTPAAVKEIAATRIQGVRGVEDTQTYIAMD; from the coding sequence ATGGTAACTGCATTTGTGATGATCAAAGCGAACACCGGCGAGGCGGATCGACTGCGAGACACGATCGAGGGAATCGAGGGCGTCGAATCGGCGCACATCGTCGCCGGTGACGTCGACATCATCGCGAAGGCACGCGTCGATACACCAGCGGCGGTCAAGGAGATCGCGGCGACGCGCATTCAGGGCGTTCGGGGCGTCGAGGATACCCAGACGTACATCGCGATGGATTGA
- the pdhA gene encoding pyruvate dehydrogenase (acetyl-transferring) E1 component subunit alpha, whose protein sequence is MKRIIGAYDLEETPFSTADALACYRDLVRTRRFDERALALQRRGWMSGYPPYKGQEASQVGAAHALSESDWVVPTYRSNALQIAHGVPMSDIFLFRRGHPEYTSDHDLNVFPQAVPIATQIPHAAGLGMAANYRRDDDAILCYFGDGATSEGDFHEGLNFAGVFDAPVVFFCENNDWAISLPREKQTASATIAQKAEAYGFNGVQVDGNDPLAVWEITHRALEQAREGTPILVESLTYRQGAHTTSDDPSRYREERDDLPEWRTADPLERYEAYLREQGILDDSIVESVRDDVEAELEEAVEIAESTPAPDPADVFDPVYSDATPRLLEQREWLDGFLEERDVQELEH, encoded by the coding sequence ATGAAACGAATTATCGGGGCCTACGACCTCGAGGAGACGCCGTTTTCCACGGCGGACGCGCTGGCGTGTTACCGTGATCTGGTACGGACGCGGCGCTTCGACGAACGGGCGCTGGCTCTCCAGCGCCGCGGCTGGATGAGCGGCTATCCACCGTACAAGGGGCAGGAAGCGTCCCAGGTGGGGGCTGCCCACGCTCTCTCCGAGAGCGACTGGGTCGTCCCGACGTACCGCTCGAACGCCCTCCAGATCGCACACGGCGTACCGATGAGCGACATCTTCCTATTCCGACGGGGCCACCCCGAGTACACCTCCGACCACGACCTGAACGTCTTCCCGCAGGCGGTGCCGATCGCGACCCAGATTCCCCACGCGGCCGGTCTTGGAATGGCGGCGAACTACCGTCGCGACGACGACGCTATCCTCTGTTACTTCGGCGACGGCGCGACGAGCGAAGGCGACTTCCACGAGGGACTCAACTTCGCCGGCGTCTTCGACGCCCCCGTCGTCTTCTTTTGTGAGAACAACGACTGGGCGATCTCGCTCCCCCGGGAGAAACAGACAGCCAGCGCGACCATCGCCCAGAAGGCCGAGGCCTACGGCTTCAACGGCGTCCAGGTCGACGGCAACGACCCGCTCGCCGTCTGGGAGATCACCCACCGCGCACTCGAGCAGGCACGCGAAGGGACGCCGATCCTCGTCGAGAGCCTCACCTACCGACAGGGGGCCCACACGACGAGCGACGATCCCTCCAGGTACCGCGAGGAGCGCGACGACCTCCCCGAGTGGCGAACTGCCGACCCGCTCGAGCGGTACGAGGCCTATCTCCGTGAGCAGGGGATCCTCGACGACTCCATCGTCGAGTCCGTTCGAGATGACGTCGAGGCCGAACTCGAGGAGGCGGTCGAGATCGCCGAATCGACGCCTGCTCCCGATCCGGCGGACGTGTTCGACCCCGTCTACAGCGACGCGACGCCGCGACTACTCGAGCAGCGCGAGTGGCTCGACGGGTTCCTCGAGGAGCGAGACGTGCAGGAACTCGAGCACTGA
- the tmk gene encoding dTMP kinase translates to MLVTLEGLDGTGKTTVWEALHDFYPEATFTREPTAGETGSWYGEAVYRSIEDDDADSLAELFLYTADHADHLSRVIEPALERGDLVISDRYADSRYAYQGATLEGRITRPMEYIIGIHRAFTIEPDLTIYLDLDPETAAARAGATNKFEHAAYLAQVRDNYDRLIADDPRRFVRIDASQPPEDVLEQIETVLADRLEAEH, encoded by the coding sequence ATGCTGGTCACGCTCGAGGGACTGGACGGCACCGGAAAGACGACCGTCTGGGAGGCGTTGCACGACTTCTACCCGGAGGCGACGTTCACTCGCGAACCCACCGCCGGCGAGACCGGTTCGTGGTACGGCGAGGCCGTCTACCGATCGATCGAGGACGACGATGCCGACTCGCTGGCGGAGCTGTTTCTGTACACTGCCGATCACGCCGACCACCTCTCACGGGTCATCGAACCCGCCCTCGAGCGCGGCGACCTCGTGATCTCCGATCGGTACGCCGACTCCCGCTACGCCTACCAGGGCGCCACACTCGAGGGGCGGATCACCCGGCCGATGGAGTACATCATCGGCATTCACCGAGCGTTCACGATCGAGCCCGATCTGACGATTTACCTCGATCTGGATCCCGAGACTGCCGCCGCCCGCGCCGGGGCGACGAACAAGTTCGAACACGCCGCCTACCTCGCGCAGGTGCGGGACAACTACGACCGACTGATCGCCGACGATCCGAGACGTTTCGTCCGCATCGACGCAAGCCAGCCACCCGAAGACGTGCTCGAGCAAATTGAAACGGTGCTAGCCGACCGACTCGAGGCCGAACACTGA
- a CDS encoding complex I NDUFA9 subunit family protein — MNVLVAGGTGFIGTNLCAELRDRGHAVTALSRNPDPTSVPEGVETAMGDAQAYDSIAETVADHDAVINLVSLSPLYQPPSGTSHEEVHLQGTENLVRAAEEGGTDRFVQMSGLGVDPDAPTAFLRAKGQAEEVVRDSSLAWTIFCPSVVFGDGAEFVEFTKKLTTPYLTGLPGGGKTPFQPIWVGDLVPMLADALEDDRHIGKRYEIGGPEVLTMKRVAELAYEAEGKFLTVLPVPMALAKLGLTVAGPVPFIPFGPDQARSLKVDNTVDDNDIAAFGRTEDELRTLEEYLGLTPSSSPAHAEAV; from the coding sequence ATGAACGTACTGGTCGCTGGCGGAACCGGCTTCATCGGGACGAACCTGTGTGCGGAACTCCGGGATCGGGGCCACGCGGTGACTGCGCTGTCTCGAAATCCCGACCCAACGTCCGTTCCCGAGGGCGTCGAAACGGCGATGGGCGACGCACAGGCGTACGATTCGATCGCCGAAACGGTCGCCGACCACGACGCGGTCATCAACCTCGTTTCCCTGTCCCCGCTGTACCAACCTCCAAGCGGCACGAGCCACGAGGAGGTACACTTACAGGGGACGGAAAACCTCGTTCGAGCGGCCGAGGAGGGCGGCACGGATCGCTTCGTCCAGATGAGTGGCCTCGGTGTCGACCCCGACGCTCCCACGGCGTTCCTTCGAGCGAAAGGGCAGGCTGAGGAGGTCGTCAGGGACTCCTCGCTCGCGTGGACGATCTTCTGTCCGTCGGTCGTCTTCGGTGACGGAGCCGAGTTCGTCGAGTTCACGAAAAAACTCACGACGCCGTATCTCACCGGACTCCCCGGCGGCGGAAAGACCCCGTTCCAGCCCATCTGGGTCGGTGACCTGGTACCGATGCTGGCGGACGCCCTCGAGGACGACCGTCACATTGGGAAACGCTACGAGATCGGTGGCCCCGAAGTGCTCACGATGAAACGAGTGGCCGAACTGGCCTACGAGGCCGAGGGGAAATTCCTGACGGTGCTCCCCGTGCCGATGGCGCTGGCGAAGCTCGGACTGACCGTCGCCGGGCCAGTACCGTTCATTCCCTTCGGCCCCGACCAGGCACGCTCGCTCAAAGTCGACAACACCGTCGACGACAACGACATTGCAGCCTTCGGCCGCACCGAGGACGAGTTGCGGACGCTCGAGGAGTACCTCGGACTGACGCCGTCGTCGTCTCCTGCCCATGCGGAAGCCGTTTAA
- a CDS encoding DedA family protein — translation MIFESAADAVTRLILFVGLPLLIGLFYLEGLVVGKLFQPPVVFVSVVAVTTPSWPILALLCGGCTLSVVAGQWTTYRSFDTNTPRPVGRLRQRVFLETLPGRALERIGESRFRYIERVFDRYGGASIFVTTFLPIVRGLVAIPAGVSSYPVKWFLAMTLVANVLYFSLLVGVSHGLLRVLGIG, via the coding sequence ATGATTTTCGAATCGGCTGCCGACGCCGTCACCCGGCTCATCCTCTTCGTCGGCCTTCCGCTCTTGATCGGCCTCTTTTACCTGGAGGGGCTCGTGGTCGGCAAACTATTCCAGCCGCCTGTCGTCTTCGTGTCCGTCGTCGCAGTCACGACTCCGTCGTGGCCGATTCTCGCCCTCCTGTGTGGGGGCTGTACGCTCTCGGTTGTGGCCGGACAGTGGACGACCTACCGGAGTTTCGACACCAATACCCCCAGACCAGTCGGACGGCTCCGACAGCGAGTTTTTCTGGAAACACTACCTGGAAGAGCCCTCGAGCGGATCGGCGAGAGCCGCTTTCGATACATCGAGCGGGTGTTCGACCGCTACGGCGGTGCGAGCATCTTTGTGACCACCTTCCTCCCCATCGTCAGGGGGTTGGTGGCCATCCCCGCTGGCGTCAGTTCCTACCCGGTGAAGTGGTTCCTCGCGATGACCCTCGTCGCCAACGTCCTGTATTTTTCGTTGCTGGTCGGCGTTTCCCACGGACTGCTGCGGGTGCTGGGAATCGGGTAG
- a CDS encoding carbohydrate kinase family protein, producing the protein MVTVLTAGHVNWDVTLRVDNFPEPDGEAAIRLQRQSGGGSAANVATALAGLEVDTGLIGSIGDDDNGLLARRELEATGVSLDGLRIVEDADTAVKYILVDDAGEVAVLGNDGVNEAVRPDDIVPERIERATHIHLTSQRPETASRLARLASESGATVSVDPGRRLASRDYSDTIELADIIFLNDREVEAILEETYSVSEYSDRILAIKYGGDGAEVHTPTGSVHHPGFDIDPVDTTGAGDAFAAGFIATYLQTDDIERVLEFANACGALAASTEGARSAPTSSSVDALLAAQHEQ; encoded by the coding sequence ATGGTTACCGTACTTACCGCCGGTCACGTCAACTGGGACGTGACGCTTCGCGTCGACAATTTCCCCGAGCCGGACGGTGAAGCCGCCATCCGATTACAGCGCCAGTCGGGGGGTGGAAGCGCCGCCAACGTCGCCACCGCCCTCGCCGGGCTCGAGGTCGACACCGGCCTTATCGGCAGCATCGGCGACGACGACAACGGATTACTCGCCAGACGCGAACTCGAGGCCACGGGCGTCTCGCTCGATGGTCTGCGGATCGTCGAGGACGCCGACACGGCAGTCAAGTACATTCTGGTCGACGACGCCGGTGAGGTAGCCGTGCTCGGCAACGACGGTGTCAACGAAGCCGTCCGCCCGGACGACATCGTTCCCGAGCGGATCGAGCGTGCCACCCACATCCATCTGACGAGTCAGCGCCCGGAGACGGCGAGCCGACTCGCCCGCCTGGCCAGCGAATCCGGAGCGACCGTCAGCGTCGATCCCGGCAGACGCCTCGCCAGTCGAGATTACTCCGACACGATCGAACTCGCCGACATCATCTTCCTCAACGACCGGGAAGTCGAGGCCATACTCGAGGAAACGTATTCCGTCTCGGAGTACAGCGATCGGATCCTCGCGATCAAGTACGGCGGCGACGGTGCCGAAGTACACACCCCGACCGGCTCGGTTCACCATCCGGGATTCGATATCGACCCGGTCGACACGACCGGGGCCGGTGACGCGTTCGCCGCGGGCTTTATCGCCACCTATCTGCAGACCGACGACATCGAGCGCGTCCTCGAGTTCGCGAACGCCTGTGGGGCGCTCGCCGCGAGTACTGAAGGAGCCCGCAGCGCGCCCACGTCAAGCAGCGTCGACGCGTTACTCGCCGCACAACACGAGCAGTAG
- a CDS encoding DUF63 family protein — protein MVFPEGFVIPPWYMVVPLLVVLSGIVALLWVLEPPVTDETVIAFAPWMMLGSTFHVLYKLEEFPPSIELLFSAPTVYATTAAIGGFAWIAGSFLYAAGLQRSIERFVGITGTGFVVVFAMFTIIAGWQVGNFAPLWPVITIVVTGIVAAIAWLAISLWQTEVAAITSLTGALVVFGHALDGVSTAIGYDILGATEEVPASQLILEVGGMLPTAEYIGAGWLFILVKVALALLIVTLFKEYVREEPRQARLILALIAAVGLGPGVHNLLLFTVSMG, from the coding sequence ATGGTGTTTCCAGAGGGGTTTGTGATCCCACCGTGGTATATGGTGGTACCGCTGCTGGTGGTGCTCTCGGGAATCGTCGCCCTCCTGTGGGTGCTGGAACCGCCGGTGACTGACGAGACGGTTATCGCCTTCGCACCGTGGATGATGCTCGGCTCGACGTTCCACGTACTGTACAAACTCGAGGAGTTTCCCCCGAGCATCGAGTTACTGTTCAGCGCGCCGACGGTGTACGCGACGACGGCGGCAATCGGCGGCTTCGCCTGGATTGCCGGGAGCTTTCTGTACGCGGCCGGATTACAGCGTTCGATCGAACGGTTCGTCGGGATCACCGGAACGGGATTCGTCGTGGTGTTCGCGATGTTCACGATCATCGCCGGCTGGCAGGTTGGGAACTTTGCCCCGCTGTGGCCCGTCATAACCATCGTCGTTACCGGTATCGTCGCCGCGATCGCGTGGCTCGCGATCAGCCTCTGGCAGACCGAGGTCGCAGCAATCACCAGCCTGACGGGTGCGCTCGTCGTGTTCGGACACGCACTCGACGGTGTTTCGACGGCAATCGGCTACGACATCCTCGGTGCAACCGAGGAGGTACCGGCATCGCAGTTAATCCTCGAGGTTGGCGGTATGTTGCCGACAGCCGAGTACATCGGTGCCGGCTGGCTATTCATCCTCGTGAAGGTCGCCCTCGCGCTCCTCATCGTCACACTGTTCAAGGAGTACGTCCGGGAGGAACCCCGTCAGGCACGACTTATTCTCGCCCTGATCGCCGCGGTCGGCCTCGGGCCAGGAGTTCACAACCTCCTGCTCTTTACCGTGAGCATGGGGTAG